In Flavobacterium lacustre, a genomic segment contains:
- a CDS encoding outer membrane protein assembly factor BamD, translating to MKKIVSLLLVVLFLGSCNEYQKALKSEDVAVKFDMASKLYDAGKYSKAIRIFEQIAPAYRGKPQAEKLFYMFSQSYFKTKQYYLAGYQFESFVSSYPKSEKLQEASFLGAKSYSMLSPVYSLDQVDTIKAIDKLQSFIDNYPNSEYLAEANAIVKVLNEKIEKKVYENAKGYNTISDYKSALVAFDNFIADYPGTPFKEDALFYKLDSAYQLAINSVPAKMEDRLNVAKTAYSNLIKFNAETQYKEKAGDMFARIEKDLQKFTK from the coding sequence ATGAAAAAAATAGTATCTTTATTGCTTGTTGTTCTTTTTTTGGGTTCTTGTAACGAATACCAAAAAGCATTAAAATCCGAAGATGTTGCTGTTAAATTCGATATGGCCAGTAAATTATATGATGCTGGAAAGTATTCAAAAGCCATTCGTATTTTTGAACAAATTGCGCCTGCTTACAGAGGGAAACCTCAGGCGGAAAAATTGTTCTACATGTTTTCACAATCCTATTTTAAGACCAAACAATATTATTTAGCCGGTTACCAATTCGAAAGCTTTGTTTCAAGTTATCCAAAAAGCGAAAAGTTACAAGAAGCTTCCTTTTTAGGGGCCAAAAGCTACTCGATGTTGTCTCCAGTTTACAGTTTAGATCAAGTTGATACGATAAAAGCAATTGATAAATTACAGTCATTTATTGATAATTATCCAAATTCAGAATATTTAGCAGAAGCCAATGCAATTGTAAAAGTATTAAATGAAAAAATAGAGAAAAAGGTTTATGAAAATGCAAAAGGATATAATACGATTTCCGATTATAAATCAGCCTTAGTTGCTTTTGATAATTTTATAGCAGATTATCCTGGAACACCTTTTAAAGAAGATGCTTTGTTTTACAAATTAGATTCAGCGTATCAATTAGCAATCAACAGCGTTCCTGCAAAAATGGAAGATCGATTGAATGTAGCTAAAACAGCGTATTCTAACTTGATAAAATTTAATGCTGAAACTCAATACAAAGAAAAAGCGGGTGACATGTTTGCCCGAATAGAAAAAGATTTACAAAAATTTACTAAATAA
- a CDS encoding DNA-directed RNA polymerase subunit omega has product MDLKKTNAPVNTITYNKTVIEEPTGNVYEAITIMAKRANQINSEIKKELTEKLEEFATYNDSLEEVFENKEQIEVSKFYEKLPKPHALAVQEWLDGKIYHRDSNK; this is encoded by the coding sequence ATGGATTTAAAAAAGACGAATGCTCCAGTAAATACAATAACATACAACAAAACTGTTATTGAAGAACCTACTGGTAATGTGTATGAAGCGATAACCATTATGGCTAAAAGAGCAAACCAAATCAATTCTGAAATCAAAAAAGAATTGACTGAGAAATTGGAAGAATTTGCTACATATAATGACAGTCTTGAAGAAGTTTTTGAAAACAAAGAGCAAATTGAGGTTTCAAAGTTTTACGAAAAATTGCCTAAGCCACATGCTTTAGCCGTTCAAGAATGGTTAGACGGTAAAATTTACCACAGAGATTCAAATAAATAA
- a CDS encoding DUF4835 family protein, with translation MNKIIAFFFFFVCSLSQAQQLNCTVTVNAQRLSNANQQVFKTLQSSLTEFVNKTDWTGQALKQNEKINCSMYITLSSNNSDQFTGTIQVQSSRLIFNSSYSSPVLNFNDKDFSFTYTEFENLLYNPSVFESNLVSVVSFYSYMILGMDADTFLPLAGNPYFDSAQNIANVAQQGGYKGWSQSDGNQNRYFLINDMLSPTFVEIRQTSLNYHAGLDIMHQDLKSAKEKIKTAVLNLNKVNVLRPNAFLTRVFFDAKYDEIVSVFSGGPSISITDLVENLNKISPLNSSKWASIKY, from the coding sequence ATGAATAAAATAATTGCTTTTTTCTTCTTTTTTGTTTGTTCACTATCACAAGCACAACAGTTGAATTGTACGGTTACCGTTAATGCACAAAGGCTTTCTAATGCTAATCAACAAGTTTTTAAAACCTTGCAATCTTCATTAACTGAGTTTGTAAATAAAACAGATTGGACGGGGCAAGCCCTGAAGCAAAACGAAAAAATAAACTGTTCGATGTACATTACGTTGTCATCAAATAATTCAGACCAATTTACAGGAACTATCCAAGTGCAGTCTTCAAGGCTAATTTTTAATTCGTCTTATTCTTCACCGGTTTTAAATTTTAATGATAAAGACTTTAGTTTTACCTACACAGAGTTTGAAAATTTACTTTATAATCCTTCGGTTTTCGAATCTAATTTGGTTTCTGTAGTATCTTTTTACAGTTATATGATTTTAGGTATGGATGCTGATACTTTTTTGCCACTAGCGGGTAATCCTTATTTTGATTCTGCCCAAAATATTGCTAATGTAGCACAACAAGGCGGTTATAAAGGTTGGAGTCAATCGGATGGAAATCAAAACAGGTATTTTTTAATAAATGATATGCTATCTCCAACTTTTGTAGAGATTAGACAGACTTCTTTAAATTATCATGCTGGATTGGATATAATGCACCAAGATTTAAAATCAGCTAAAGAAAAGATAAAAACAGCGGTACTTAATCTTAATAAAGTAAACGTATTACGACCAAATGCATTTTTGACCCGTGTATTTTTTGATGCTAAATACGACGAAATTGTTTCTGTTTTTTCTGGTGGCCCAAGTATTTCTATAACAGACTTAGTTGAGAATTTGAATAAAATTTCCCCTTTGAATTCCAGTAAATGGGCATCAATTAAGTATTAG
- a CDS encoding DUF6495 family protein, giving the protein MKYSRLTKEQFEELNQEFSTFLATQAIDQAEWDVIKTEKPEIAEQELDVFSDLIWEGVLTKAVYLEHFSKNHIFLFHCFDTYVKSIVLKSLVPETDFLTREGLQWLSDNMFTDTIEMKVGKKEFTDERNVSIFGLIQQGAFLSDGQLYQQINSIIES; this is encoded by the coding sequence ATGAAATACTCAAGATTAACAAAAGAGCAATTTGAAGAATTGAATCAGGAATTCAGTACTTTTCTGGCTACTCAGGCAATTGATCAAGCCGAATGGGATGTGATTAAAACCGAAAAACCGGAAATAGCAGAGCAGGAATTAGATGTGTTTTCAGATTTAATTTGGGAAGGCGTTCTGACAAAAGCTGTGTATTTAGAGCATTTTTCTAAAAATCATATTTTTCTTTTTCATTGTTTTGATACTTATGTGAAGTCTATTGTTTTGAAATCATTAGTTCCTGAAACTGATTTTTTGACCCGTGAAGGCTTACAATGGCTTAGTGATAATATGTTTACGGATACTATTGAAATGAAAGTAGGTAAAAAAGAATTTACTGACGAACGCAATGTGTCCATTTTTGGATTGATACAACAAGGTGCTTTCTTAAGTGACGGACAATTATATCAACAAATAAATTCGATTATTGAATCGTAA
- a CDS encoding 5'-nucleotidase C-terminal domain-containing protein, giving the protein MVNLKKYNGVLKLFVIFLTLFFVISCSKQPYYVSKIEGKRIPITEKQNQVPEIENFIKPYREHINKDLDSVLAYCPETLDKSSGEWQTTIGNLMADVTLQRGNLVFNAREKKNIDICLLNNGGIRSILPKGNVTSRTAFEIMPFENSLVVIALKGEQILELVDYFIVTKKAHPLAGMSFTIDKNNQPKNVLVHGKTVEKEAIYYVATNDYLSNGGDNMNFFKKGIQKFDLDYKLRNILIDYFKEVDTIPVTKDVRITVE; this is encoded by the coding sequence ATGGTAAATCTAAAAAAGTATAACGGTGTTTTAAAACTTTTTGTTATATTCTTAACACTTTTTTTTGTTATTTCCTGCAGCAAGCAACCCTATTATGTTTCTAAAATAGAGGGGAAACGAATTCCGATTACCGAAAAGCAAAATCAAGTCCCTGAAATTGAAAACTTTATTAAACCGTATCGAGAACATATCAACAAAGATTTAGACAGTGTTTTAGCGTATTGCCCGGAAACATTAGATAAAAGTTCTGGAGAATGGCAAACTACAATTGGTAATTTGATGGCTGATGTTACTTTACAGAGAGGAAATCTTGTATTTAATGCCAGAGAAAAAAAGAATATCGATATCTGCTTACTCAACAACGGCGGGATTCGTTCAATTCTTCCAAAGGGGAATGTAACTTCCAGAACCGCTTTTGAAATCATGCCATTTGAAAACAGCCTTGTTGTTATTGCATTGAAAGGAGAACAAATTTTAGAATTGGTTGACTATTTTATAGTAACTAAAAAAGCCCATCCATTAGCTGGAATGTCATTTACTATTGACAAAAATAATCAACCAAAAAACGTACTTGTGCACGGAAAAACGGTTGAAAAAGAAGCTATTTATTATGTGGCAACAAATGATTATTTATCTAATGGCGGAGATAATATGAACTTCTTCAAAAAAGGGATTCAGAAATTTGATTTAGATTATAAGCTAAGAAACATTCTGATTGATTATTTCAAAGAAGTGGATACTATTCCTGTTACAAAAGATGTCCGAATTACTGTTGAGTAA
- the dapA gene encoding 4-hydroxy-tetrahydrodipicolinate synthase gives MQSLIGTGVALVTPFKQDFSIDTEALKRIVNFSIDGGIEYLVVLGTTAENATLSQEEKELVIDSVIEANNGRLPLVLGVGGNNTLKVVEELKTRDFSAFTAILSVSPYYNKPTQEGIYQHFKAVAEASPIPVILYNVPGRTGSNMLPATVLRLANDFKNVVAIKEAAGDLVQAMQLLKNKPNDFMVISGDDMIALPMVLAGGSGVISVIGQGFPKEFSEMIRLGLNRKVDEAFKSQYLLDECIDMIFEQGNPAGIKQVFLSLGIAENTVRLPLVTVDESLANRINQFIKNIDK, from the coding sequence ATGCAATCATTAATAGGAACTGGTGTTGCTCTAGTAACTCCTTTCAAACAAGATTTTTCAATTGATACAGAAGCATTAAAAAGAATTGTAAATTTTTCTATTGACGGCGGAATTGAATATCTTGTGGTATTGGGCACCACAGCCGAAAATGCAACTTTATCACAAGAAGAAAAAGAATTAGTTATTGATTCCGTAATTGAGGCTAATAATGGCAGATTGCCTTTAGTCCTTGGAGTAGGAGGGAATAATACTTTAAAAGTTGTTGAAGAATTAAAAACGAGAGACTTTTCAGCATTTACAGCGATACTTTCTGTTTCTCCATATTATAATAAACCAACTCAAGAAGGAATATATCAGCATTTTAAAGCAGTTGCCGAAGCTTCTCCAATACCTGTAATTTTGTACAATGTACCTGGAAGAACCGGGAGTAATATGTTACCGGCAACCGTTCTGAGATTAGCGAATGATTTTAAAAATGTAGTTGCTATCAAAGAAGCAGCAGGAGATTTAGTTCAAGCGATGCAATTGTTGAAGAATAAACCTAACGATTTTATGGTTATTTCCGGAGATGATATGATTGCTTTACCTATGGTTTTAGCAGGAGGATCTGGCGTTATATCCGTAATTGGACAAGGTTTCCCAAAAGAGTTTTCAGAAATGATTCGATTAGGACTTAACCGAAAAGTAGATGAAGCATTCAAATCGCAGTACCTTTTAGATGAATGTATCGACATGATTTTTGAGCAAGGAAATCCTGCAGGAATCAAACAAGTGTTTCTGTCATTGGGAATAGCGGAGAATACCGTTCGTTTACCATTGGTTACAGTTGACGAATCATTAGCGAATCGAATCAACCAGTTTATCAAGAATATCGATAAATAA
- a CDS encoding DUF6913 domain-containing protein, whose product MFLNYIKDFIVKKTLKNRLHNVKTNAASDGIQTVGLLVDESYFSDKEDLVKELVTNGIEEKNIKIIVYRDKIKKNEQYIQPTFGAKHLNWNGTVSDPVINDFIKEKFDLLISYYDVEKATLLFITHNSKAQFKVGFSSIDKRLNHLMINTNAENYKVFVHELFRYLKILNKI is encoded by the coding sequence ATGTTTTTAAATTATATAAAGGATTTTATTGTAAAAAAAACATTAAAAAACAGGTTGCATAATGTAAAAACAAATGCTGCTTCTGATGGTATACAAACAGTTGGTTTACTTGTAGATGAGAGTTATTTTTCGGATAAAGAAGACTTGGTAAAAGAATTAGTTACCAATGGAATTGAAGAGAAAAACATCAAAATTATAGTTTACAGGGATAAAATTAAAAAGAATGAGCAGTACATTCAACCTACTTTTGGTGCAAAACACCTTAATTGGAACGGAACTGTTTCGGATCCTGTAATAAATGATTTTATTAAGGAAAAGTTCGATTTGTTGATTAGTTATTATGATGTCGAAAAAGCAACTTTGTTGTTTATCACCCATAATTCAAAAGCCCAATTCAAAGTTGGATTTTCCTCAATAGACAAGCGACTGAATCATTTGATGATTAATACCAATGCCGAAAATTACAAAGTTTTTGTGCATGAATTATTCAGATATTTAAAAATATTAAACAAAATATAA
- the coaBC gene encoding bifunctional phosphopantothenoylcysteine decarboxylase/phosphopantothenate--cysteine ligase CoaBC, protein MSVLNGKKILLGISGGIAAYKTASLVRLFIKAGAHVQVIMTPASKDFITPLTLSTLSKNPVHSTFYNQEEENNGTWNNHVELALWADLMLIAPATANTLSKMANGTCDNLLMAVYLSAKCPVYFAPAMDLDMYKHPTTIANFSALTQFGNTLIPAENGELASGLSGEGRMAEPENIIAFLEADLESKLPLKGKKILITAGPTYEAIDPVRFIGNHSSGKMGFDIALSAANLGASVILVSGPTNCKVHNSLIEVIPVVSAQEMYDACHEHYADVDVAIAAAAVADYKPKNVATQKIKKAADEFTIELERTKDILASFGANKKNQFLIGFALETENEIENAKLKIQKKNLDLIVLNSLQDKGAGFGKDTNKITFIDKSFHIEPMELKSKEAVADDILNKVIAFFYE, encoded by the coding sequence ATGTCAGTTTTAAACGGTAAGAAAATTTTACTAGGTATTTCTGGTGGAATTGCTGCCTATAAAACAGCTTCATTGGTACGCCTTTTCATAAAAGCAGGTGCACATGTCCAAGTGATCATGACACCTGCTTCTAAGGATTTTATAACTCCTCTAACGTTATCTACGTTATCAAAAAATCCTGTACATTCCACTTTTTACAATCAAGAAGAAGAAAACAACGGAACTTGGAATAATCATGTCGAATTAGCACTTTGGGCTGATTTGATGCTTATTGCTCCTGCAACTGCCAATACATTATCAAAAATGGCTAACGGCACTTGTGATAATCTTCTGATGGCAGTGTATTTATCTGCAAAATGTCCTGTTTATTTTGCCCCGGCAATGGACTTGGATATGTACAAACATCCTACTACAATTGCTAATTTTAGTGCTTTAACTCAATTTGGGAATACATTGATTCCTGCTGAAAACGGCGAGTTAGCCAGTGGTTTATCAGGAGAGGGAAGAATGGCGGAACCGGAAAATATAATTGCCTTTTTGGAAGCCGATTTAGAAAGCAAACTACCACTTAAAGGAAAAAAAATACTGATAACTGCGGGGCCTACATACGAAGCAATAGATCCTGTGCGTTTTATAGGGAATCATTCTTCGGGAAAAATGGGATTTGATATTGCATTGAGCGCAGCAAATTTAGGAGCTTCGGTAATACTAGTTTCCGGTCCTACAAATTGCAAAGTTCATAATTCTTTGATAGAAGTTATTCCCGTTGTTTCGGCTCAGGAAATGTACGATGCCTGTCATGAGCATTACGCAGATGTAGATGTTGCGATTGCAGCAGCTGCAGTTGCTGATTATAAGCCAAAGAATGTTGCCACCCAAAAAATAAAAAAAGCGGCTGACGAGTTTACAATTGAACTCGAAAGAACAAAAGATATACTGGCTTCTTTTGGAGCAAATAAAAAAAATCAGTTTTTGATTGGATTTGCTTTGGAAACCGAAAATGAAATTGAAAATGCGAAGTTAAAAATTCAGAAAAAAAACTTAGATTTGATAGTCTTAAATTCTTTGCAGGATAAAGGGGCAGGTTTTGGAAAAGACACAAATAAAATTACTTTTATCGATAAATCTTTCCATATTGAACCTATGGAATTAAAATCGAAAGAAGCAGTTGCGGATGATATACTAAACAAAGTAATAGCCTTTTTTTATGAATAA
- a CDS encoding bifunctional metallophosphatase/5'-nucleotidase gives MKRRDFIEKTAAGTALLGLGVSMSSFKSVDIKHLTILHTNDVHSYIDPFPADHPRNPNMGGVVRRAALIETIRKENPNLLLLDAGDIFQGTPYFNYYGGELEFKLMSMMQYDLSTIGNHDFDNAVEGLRAQMPHATFEFVSANYDFKNTAMDGFVKPYKIFHKNGIKVGVFGLGIELEGLVDKRMYKETVWNNPVETAQDMVRILKKEQKCDLVICLSHLGYKYKEEPTKICDLKLAELTQDIDLIIGGHTHTFLDKPTIVKNSVGREVLVNQVGCYGINLGRIDFYLDNDKAKSHEAKSIIV, from the coding sequence ATGAAAAGAAGAGATTTTATAGAAAAAACAGCTGCAGGTACAGCATTGCTTGGTTTAGGTGTTTCGATGAGCAGTTTTAAATCTGTTGATATAAAACACTTAACGATTTTGCATACTAATGATGTTCACAGTTATATCGATCCTTTTCCGGCGGATCATCCCAGAAATCCGAATATGGGTGGCGTGGTTCGCAGAGCGGCTTTGATTGAAACGATTCGAAAAGAAAACCCCAATCTTTTACTGCTTGATGCTGGTGATATTTTTCAAGGAACTCCTTATTTTAACTATTATGGTGGTGAATTGGAATTTAAATTGATGAGCATGATGCAATATGATTTGTCAACCATTGGGAATCATGATTTTGATAACGCTGTAGAAGGTTTGCGCGCTCAAATGCCTCACGCCACTTTTGAATTTGTTTCTGCGAATTATGATTTTAAAAATACCGCAATGGATGGTTTTGTTAAACCGTATAAAATCTTCCATAAAAACGGAATAAAAGTAGGTGTTTTTGGTCTTGGAATTGAACTTGAAGGTTTGGTCGATAAGAGAATGTACAAAGAAACGGTTTGGAATAATCCTGTTGAGACAGCGCAAGACATGGTTCGTATTTTAAAGAAAGAACAAAAATGTGATTTAGTAATTTGTTTGTCACATTTGGGATACAAATACAAAGAGGAGCCAACAAAAATTTGTGATTTGAAATTAGCGGAATTAACTCAGGATATTGATTTGATAATTGGTGGTCATACTCATACTTTCCTGGATAAACCAACGATTGTGAAAAACAGTGTTGGGAGAGAGGTTTTAGTGAATCAAGTTGGTTGTTACGGTATCAATCTGGGTAGAATTGATTTTTACTTAGACAATGACAAAGCTAAATCTCATGAAGCAAAATCTATTATTGTATAA
- the recN gene encoding DNA repair protein RecN, producing MITSLSIKNYALIEKLSIDFSKGFSIITGETGAGKSIILGALGLVLGKRADLTSLKNKEEKCIIEAHFEISKYNLLPFFEANDLDYEEDTIIRREILPSGKSRAFINDSPVNLQELQELSLYLIDIHSQQQTQELSDENVQFKIIDAIANNQHDILQYQTLLKSYKADKSHLNILLKRQGDSIKEQEYNTFLLEELVSAQLKSGEQEVLEADFEKLNNVEIIKESIDKSLAIANEEQIGVLDHLKEIKVSLQKIASFSPDYHSLLKRITSITIEFDDISDELNRCSEKLINDPEQLELISQKLQLIFNLQKKHQVTTVDELLEIQTKLENSILEIGNLEEEISELSHTIQEKTIALDALSTVIHENRVGSIPVLSQKLIAILETLGMPNVRFNIDINATPNYYANGKDEIQFLFSANKGTDFGLLKKVASGGEMSRIMLAVKAILAQYSKLPTLIFDEIDTGVSGEIAIRMGEIMKEMSTSMQIFAITHLPQIAAKGTAHFKVYKSTVGDDTQSELKLLNTDERVVEIAQMLSGTVVSDSALNHAKALLN from the coding sequence ATGATTACATCACTATCGATAAAAAACTATGCCTTAATAGAAAAATTATCTATTGATTTTTCTAAAGGTTTTTCAATTATTACAGGAGAAACAGGTGCCGGTAAATCGATAATATTAGGAGCTTTAGGACTCGTTTTAGGAAAAAGAGCCGATTTAACTTCATTGAAAAACAAAGAAGAAAAGTGTATTATTGAAGCGCACTTTGAGATTTCAAAATATAACTTACTTCCATTTTTTGAGGCAAATGATTTAGATTATGAAGAGGATACAATTATTCGACGTGAAATCTTGCCTTCGGGAAAATCAAGAGCATTTATAAATGACAGTCCTGTAAACCTTCAGGAATTGCAGGAATTAAGTTTGTATTTGATTGACATTCATTCGCAACAACAAACTCAGGAACTTTCGGATGAAAATGTTCAATTTAAAATTATTGACGCTATTGCGAATAATCAACACGATATTTTGCAGTATCAAACTCTTTTAAAAAGTTATAAAGCGGATAAATCGCATTTAAATATATTGCTCAAAAGACAAGGCGATTCGATAAAAGAACAAGAATACAATACCTTTTTATTAGAAGAATTGGTATCGGCACAACTGAAATCAGGAGAACAAGAAGTGCTTGAAGCAGATTTTGAGAAACTCAATAATGTCGAAATAATAAAAGAATCAATTGATAAATCCTTGGCTATTGCCAATGAAGAACAAATTGGGGTTTTGGATCATTTGAAAGAAATTAAAGTTTCTTTACAAAAAATTGCTTCTTTTTCACCGGATTATCATTCCTTATTAAAAAGAATAACAAGTATTACGATAGAATTTGATGATATTTCAGATGAACTAAACCGATGTTCAGAGAAATTAATAAATGATCCGGAACAATTAGAATTAATCAGTCAGAAGTTACAGTTGATTTTTAATTTGCAAAAGAAGCATCAGGTTACTACAGTAGATGAGTTATTGGAAATCCAAACTAAATTAGAAAATTCTATTTTAGAGATTGGAAATTTAGAAGAGGAAATTTCAGAACTATCGCATACTATTCAAGAAAAAACCATTGCATTAGATGCTTTATCTACCGTAATTCATGAAAATAGAGTAGGATCAATTCCTGTTTTATCTCAAAAATTAATTGCGATTTTAGAAACATTAGGAATGCCTAATGTGCGCTTTAACATTGATATTAATGCTACTCCAAACTATTATGCAAATGGAAAAGATGAAATTCAATTTTTGTTTTCGGCGAACAAAGGAACTGATTTTGGATTGTTGAAAAAAGTGGCTTCGGGCGGAGAAATGTCAAGGATTATGCTGGCTGTTAAGGCAATTTTAGCGCAATATTCAAAATTACCAACTTTAATTTTTGATGAAATTGATACGGGAGTTTCTGGAGAAATTGCTATTCGAATGGGTGAAATCATGAAAGAAATGAGTACTTCAATGCAGATTTTTGCTATCACACATTTACCACAAATCGCAGCTAAAGGAACCGCACATTTCAAGGTCTATAAGTCTACGGTTGGCGATGATACTCAATCCGAATTAAAGTTGTTGAATACTGATGAAAGGGTTGTGGAAATAGCACAAATGTTATCTGGAACTGTTGTTTCGGATTCAGCCTTAAATCATGCTAAAGCCTTGCTGAACTAA
- the ligA gene encoding NAD-dependent DNA ligase LigA: protein MDIQNTIQTLRAELNQHNYNYYVLDKPTISDFEFDLKLKQLQDLENKYPEFFDENSPTQRIGGAITKNFQTVPHEYRMYSLDNSYSKEDLIDWEIRIQKVLGNVPLEYTCELKYDGASISITYENGKLKRAVTRGDGFQGDDVTNNIKTIKSIPLQLKGNYPEKFAVRGEIILPFAGFEKMNQELIEIGETPYSNPRNTASGSLKLQDSTEVAKRPLDCLLYFLIGNNLPFNTQFEGLETARSWGFKAPKEAKLAHNMEEVFQYIDYWDTHRHNLPYETDGVVIKVNSFQHQDELGFTAKSPRWAIAYKFKSEQVSTKLKSISYQVGRTGAITPVANLEPVQLAGTIVKRASLHNADQIEKLDIRVGDTVFVEKGGEIIPKIIAVDLSQRPENASVTEYITHCPECNTELIRGEGEANHYCPNFYGCPPQIIGRIQHYISRKAMDIEGLGGETVALLFNNGLVHNYADLYELTVEQILPLERMAQKSAENLVKGVAHSKEVPFERVLFALGIRFVGETVAKKLAKHYKSIDALSQASLMDLILVDEIGDRIAQSVLDFFENQENRKIIDRLKKYGIQFEVVEKVNPNATTKLIGKTFVVSGVFEKFSRDDLKKAIEDNGGKVGSSISAKTDYVVAGDNMGPAKLEKANKLNIPIISENEFMDLIN, encoded by the coding sequence ATGGACATTCAAAATACAATTCAAACCTTAAGAGCCGAATTAAATCAACACAATTATAATTACTATGTGTTAGATAAACCAACGATTTCTGACTTTGAATTTGATTTGAAGTTAAAACAGCTTCAAGATTTAGAAAATAAATATCCAGAATTTTTTGATGAAAATTCACCAACACAACGCATCGGTGGTGCCATTACAAAGAACTTTCAGACTGTACCACACGAATATCGTATGTATTCCTTAGATAATTCTTATTCTAAAGAAGATTTAATTGACTGGGAAATCCGTATCCAAAAAGTATTAGGCAATGTGCCATTAGAATATACCTGCGAACTTAAATATGATGGTGCTTCCATAAGTATTACGTATGAAAACGGAAAACTTAAACGCGCTGTTACCCGAGGCGATGGTTTTCAAGGAGATGATGTGACCAATAATATTAAAACTATAAAATCAATACCATTGCAATTAAAAGGGAACTATCCCGAAAAATTTGCTGTGCGAGGAGAGATTATTTTACCTTTTGCCGGATTTGAAAAAATGAATCAGGAATTGATTGAAATTGGTGAAACACCGTATTCAAATCCTAGAAATACTGCTTCAGGAAGTTTAAAATTGCAAGACAGTACCGAAGTGGCTAAACGTCCTTTAGATTGTTTGTTATACTTTTTGATAGGGAATAATTTACCTTTCAATACGCAATTTGAAGGTTTAGAAACTGCAAGAAGTTGGGGTTTCAAAGCTCCAAAAGAAGCCAAGTTAGCTCATAATATGGAAGAAGTTTTTCAATACATTGATTATTGGGATACGCATAGACATAATCTTCCCTATGAAACGGATGGCGTGGTAATAAAAGTAAATAGTTTCCAGCATCAAGATGAATTGGGCTTTACGGCCAAATCGCCACGTTGGGCAATTGCTTATAAATTCAAATCAGAACAAGTTTCCACTAAATTAAAATCCATTTCTTACCAAGTGGGACGAACAGGAGCGATTACTCCTGTTGCTAATTTAGAACCTGTACAATTGGCAGGAACAATTGTAAAACGTGCTTCTTTGCATAATGCTGATCAAATAGAAAAATTAGATATTCGAGTAGGAGATACCGTTTTTGTGGAAAAAGGAGGAGAGATAATCCCTAAAATAATTGCTGTTGATTTAAGTCAGCGTCCCGAAAATGCAAGTGTTACCGAATATATCACTCATTGTCCTGAATGCAATACAGAATTAATACGAGGTGAAGGAGAAGCAAATCATTATTGTCCTAATTTTTATGGTTGTCCACCACAGATTATAGGTCGAATTCAGCATTATATTTCCAGAAAAGCGATGGATATTGAAGGACTTGGTGGAGAAACAGTAGCCTTATTGTTCAATAATGGGTTAGTACACAATTATGCAGATTTATATGAGTTAACTGTTGAGCAGATATTACCTTTGGAACGAATGGCTCAAAAATCGGCAGAGAATTTAGTGAAAGGAGTAGCACATTCAAAAGAGGTTCCTTTTGAGCGTGTGTTATTTGCTTTAGGCATTCGATTTGTTGGTGAGACAGTGGCTAAAAAATTAGCGAAGCATTATAAAAGTATTGATGCTCTGAGTCAAGCCAGTTTGATGGACTTAATTTTAGTAGATGAAATTGGGGATAGAATTGCTCAAAGTGTACTTGATTTCTTTGAAAATCAAGAAAACAGAAAAATCATTGACCGACTGAAAAAATACGGAATACAATTTGAAGTTGTTGAAAAAGTAAACCCAAACGCAACTACTAAACTCATCGGCAAAACATTCGTTGTTTCTGGTGTTTTCGAAAAATTCTCGAGAGATGATTTGAAAAAAGCCATTGAAGATAACGGTGGCAAAGTAGGAAGTTCTATTTCTGCAAAAACAGATTATGTTGTTGCGGGAGATAATATGGGACCTGCAAAATTAGAAAAAGCGAATAAACTCAATATTCCTATAATCTCTGAAAATGAATTTATGGATTTAATAAATTAA